The following are encoded in a window of Prevotella melaninogenica genomic DNA:
- a CDS encoding SprT-like domain-containing protein gives MMSEEESLTTKFNKYNDLIFSSKLPIPRLKWSRGKTRLGQMACKRKRSWGRTTFYDYTISVSNYYKLTTEEIDDVLIHEMIHYSIAYTGLKDTSAHGVIFRGMMDKINRSFGRHITISVRTRNLQARSAQQPKDYLILALKTKDGKYFFSSVNPSAAGKLAISLARAREIAHYAWYQSQDEYFRSMPRVRSLRGRQVSAEVYETMIKKMKLLK, from the coding sequence ATGATGAGCGAAGAGGAGAGCTTAACCACTAAATTCAACAAATACAACGACCTCATCTTCAGCAGTAAGCTACCTATCCCACGACTGAAATGGTCACGAGGAAAGACCCGATTGGGACAAATGGCATGCAAAAGAAAACGAAGTTGGGGACGAACAACATTCTATGACTACACCATTTCCGTTTCCAACTATTATAAACTTACGACAGAAGAAATAGATGATGTGCTCATTCACGAGATGATACACTACTCTATTGCCTATACAGGACTAAAAGATACATCTGCACACGGCGTTATCTTTCGTGGCATGATGGACAAGATTAATCGTTCATTCGGCAGACACATCACCATCTCCGTGCGCACACGCAACCTACAAGCACGCAGCGCACAACAGCCCAAAGATTATCTCATATTGGCATTAAAGACGAAAGATGGCAAGTATTTTTTCTCTTCCGTCAATCCCTCTGCTGCAGGTAAGTTGGCAATCTCCCTTGCTCGCGCTCGTGAAATAGCACATTACGCATGGTATCAGTCACAAGACGAATACTTCCGCAGTATGCCACGTGTGCGTTCTCTACGTGGTAGACAAGTGTCTGCAGAGGTCTACGAAACGATGATTAAGAAGATGAAACTACTAAAATAA
- a CDS encoding IS4 family transposase — MNKSTHFIGQPLYVQLLNYFNRDKILSLSQAQGGEHYIKKFDAWHHLVVMLYAVMLRLDSLREIKASLFANVNRFNHLGLKHFPCRSTLSDANKRRDSEIFGSIYMNLYEKYRHELYSDSPNSGQPKWLKNLQIIDSTTISLFSNLVFKGVGRNPKTGKKKGGIKVHTVIFANENVPSDIKFTSAASHDQFALIPERYANEELIAFDRAYINYEKFSELTQRGVIYVTKMKNNLSFERIADTDYQMTTDYGAVRVETILFHKHTKEKDIYHKARKITYQDKTKKGKIRLISLLTNDFQMSAEDIIAIYKRRWQIETLFKQIKQNFPLRYFYGESANAIKIQIWITLIANLLITLVKNKIKRPWSFSGLATMIRILLMSYVSIQSFFEQPHRDWDRLITQVKAPPEELSLF; from the coding sequence ATGAACAAAAGTACACATTTTATCGGACAGCCACTATATGTTCAACTGTTAAACTATTTTAATCGTGATAAAATTCTCTCTCTGAGCCAAGCTCAGGGAGGTGAACACTATATAAAGAAGTTTGATGCATGGCATCATCTTGTTGTCATGCTTTATGCCGTAATGCTGCGTTTAGACTCTCTGCGTGAGATAAAAGCCTCTCTCTTTGCTAATGTTAATCGCTTTAATCATCTTGGTTTAAAGCATTTTCCTTGTCGAAGTACCTTATCAGATGCAAACAAACGTCGAGATTCCGAGATATTCGGTTCGATCTATATGAACCTATATGAGAAATACCGCCATGAGCTTTACTCGGACAGCCCAAATAGTGGACAGCCCAAATGGCTGAAGAATCTACAAATAATAGATTCTACGACAATAAGTCTGTTTTCTAACCTAGTCTTTAAAGGTGTAGGACGTAATCCCAAAACTGGCAAGAAGAAGGGTGGAATAAAAGTACATACAGTGATATTTGCCAATGAGAATGTTCCAAGCGATATCAAGTTCACATCTGCAGCTAGTCATGATCAGTTTGCACTTATCCCAGAACGATATGCCAATGAGGAACTGATTGCTTTTGACCGAGCCTATATAAACTATGAAAAGTTCTCTGAACTGACGCAAAGAGGCGTTATATATGTAACTAAGATGAAAAATAATCTTAGCTTTGAAAGGATTGCTGATACAGATTACCAGATGACTACAGATTATGGAGCTGTACGCGTAGAAACCATTCTCTTCCATAAGCATACAAAGGAAAAAGATATCTACCATAAAGCAAGAAAAATCACATATCAGGATAAGACCAAGAAAGGGAAAATCAGATTAATATCACTGCTGACCAATGATTTTCAGATGTCGGCAGAAGATATTATAGCTATCTATAAGAGACGATGGCAAATAGAAACCTTATTTAAACAAATAAAACAGAATTTCCCGCTAAGATACTTCTATGGAGAGAGTGCGAATGCTATAAAAATACAAATATGGATTACGCTTATAGCCAATCTGCTTATAACCCTAGTGAAGAACAAAATAAAGAGACCTTGGAGCTTCTCAGGCTTGGCAACAATGATAAGAATTCTACTTATGAGTTATGTCTCAATACAGAGTTTCTTTGAGCAGCCACATAGAGACTGGGATAGATTGATTACCCAAGTAAAAGCCCCACCAGAAGAGTTGTCATTATTCTAG
- the rsfS gene encoding ribosome silencing factor, whose product MDKTKNLVELITKGIQDKKGHGIVIADLSEIDGTICRYFVICQGNSTQQVGAIAGSVSDYVRETIGEKPINCVGLGNAQWVAIDYADVIVHIFTPETREFYDIEHLWEDAKLTTLPDLD is encoded by the coding sequence ATGGATAAGACAAAGAATTTAGTAGAATTAATTACGAAGGGAATTCAAGATAAAAAAGGACATGGCATAGTTATTGCAGACCTATCAGAGATCGATGGTACTATCTGCCGCTATTTCGTTATATGCCAAGGTAACTCGACACAACAGGTAGGAGCTATTGCCGGATCAGTGAGCGATTATGTTCGCGAAACGATTGGTGAGAAGCCTATCAACTGCGTAGGACTTGGTAATGCACAGTGGGTGGCGATTGATTATGCGGACGTTATCGTCCACATCTTCACCCCAGAGACACGTGAATTCTATGACATAGAACACCTTTGGGAGGACGCCAAGTTGACCACTCTGCCAGATTTAGACTGA
- a CDS encoding phosphatidate cytidylyltransferase, with the protein MSDKLKNLIVRAVTGVFFVTVMVLGILHPHALIALFALITGLSIWEYTGLVNNIKGVRVNRFISTIAGVYFFLSVAGLRLTPVEGFVIFVPYILTILYLLVSELYLKNENPINSWAYTMLGQMYIVLPFSMINVLAFQQGEMGQVTFDFLLPLSIFIFLWTNDTGAYLCGSLFGKHKLFPRISPKKSWEGSIGGGLLVLIVAGVIGYFTNTDTDPHMLSIPAWIGLGLVVVVFGTWGDLVESLFKRTLGIKDSGNILPGHGGMLDRFDSSLMAIPAAVVYLYTLTLF; encoded by the coding sequence ATGAGTGATAAACTAAAGAACCTGATTGTCAGAGCTGTTACAGGAGTATTCTTCGTCACCGTGATGGTGTTGGGCATCCTTCATCCTCACGCACTGATTGCTCTTTTCGCACTCATCACGGGTCTTTCCATTTGGGAATACACAGGATTGGTGAACAATATCAAAGGAGTAAGGGTAAACCGCTTTATCTCAACCATAGCGGGAGTCTATTTCTTCCTATCGGTTGCAGGACTACGTTTGACACCAGTTGAGGGCTTCGTTATCTTTGTACCCTACATTCTGACAATTCTCTACTTATTGGTTTCAGAACTGTATCTGAAGAATGAGAACCCTATCAACAGCTGGGCATACACAATGTTGGGACAGATGTATATCGTATTACCTTTCTCAATGATTAACGTATTGGCATTCCAGCAGGGTGAGATGGGACAGGTAACCTTTGATTTCCTCCTTCCATTGAGTATCTTCATCTTCCTTTGGACAAATGACACAGGTGCTTATCTCTGCGGTTCGCTCTTCGGCAAGCATAAACTCTTCCCACGTATCAGTCCTAAGAAGAGTTGGGAAGGAAGCATAGGAGGTGGACTCCTCGTATTGATTGTTGCTGGAGTTATCGGATATTTCACCAATACTGACACCGATCCACATATGCTTAGCATTCCTGCATGGATAGGATTAGGACTGGTGGTTGTGGTCTTCGGTACATGGGGCGACCTTGTTGAGAGTCTCTTCAAACGCACACTCGGTATCAAAGACAGTGGAAATATCCTACCAGGACACGGTGGAATGCTCGACCGATTCGACTCTTCACTGATGGCAATACCTGCTGCAGTGGTCTATCTTTACACACTGACACTCTTCTAA
- the ftsH gene encoding ATP-dependent zinc metalloprotease FtsH codes for MDNSNPKNKPNMPKFNMNWLYIFVIIALGVVFFAGGNGLFPSSAGIDKDYTTFKQYVAKGYATKVIVNRNDNTLRMYVSPNHIRDIFKKGTQEVGTAPYVTVEIGSVDKVETFLDQAVAQKKIVSYSYENKTSNTILDILGSIAPWIFFFGIWYFLMRRMGGGASGGGGVFSVGKSKAKLYEKANEMGITFKDVAGQTGAKQEVQEIVEFLKNPKKYTDLGGKIPKGALLVGPPGTGKTLLAKAVAGEAGVPFFSMSGSDFVEMFVGVGASRVRDVFHQAKEKSPCIIFIDEIDAVGRARSKNPAMGGNDERENTLNALLTEMDGFGTNSGVIVLAATNRVDMLDKALLRAGRFDRQIHVDLPDLPERKEIFLVHMRNLKLEKNLDIDLLARQTPGFSGADIANVCNEAALIAARHDSTEVTKQDFLDAVDRIIGGLEKKTKIMTADEKRTIALHEAGHATISWFCEHANPLVKVSIVPRGQALGAAWYLPEERPITTKEQMLDEMCSLLGGRAAEELFTGHISTGAMNDLERATKSAYGMIAYAGMSEKLPNICYYNNDEYNFQKPYSDTTAKTIDEEVLKMINGQYERAKQILTEHKEGHNRLAQILIEREVIMAEDVEKIFGKRPWVSRTQELLEQEEKSQPKLEDMPEEVKQAQAEHEARIAKEGNDNASDL; via the coding sequence ATGGACAATTCAAATCCAAAGAACAAGCCGAATATGCCTAAATTCAATATGAATTGGCTCTACATATTCGTTATTATTGCCCTCGGAGTAGTATTCTTTGCTGGGGGAAATGGGCTTTTTCCGTCAAGTGCAGGTATAGACAAGGACTATACCACGTTCAAACAATACGTTGCTAAAGGCTATGCCACAAAGGTGATTGTCAATAGGAATGACAATACCCTACGCATGTATGTAAGCCCAAACCATATCCGCGACATCTTCAAGAAGGGTACACAAGAAGTGGGTACAGCCCCTTATGTTACCGTGGAGATTGGTTCGGTTGATAAGGTAGAAACGTTCCTCGATCAAGCTGTAGCTCAAAAGAAAATCGTAAGCTATAGTTATGAGAACAAAACAAGCAACACGATTCTCGATATCCTTGGTTCTATTGCACCATGGATATTCTTCTTTGGCATCTGGTACTTCCTCATGCGCCGTATGGGCGGAGGTGCCAGCGGAGGTGGTGGAGTATTCAGCGTTGGAAAATCTAAGGCAAAACTCTATGAGAAAGCCAACGAAATGGGTATCACCTTTAAGGATGTTGCTGGTCAGACAGGTGCAAAACAGGAGGTACAAGAGATTGTTGAGTTCTTGAAGAATCCTAAGAAATATACCGATTTAGGTGGTAAAATCCCTAAGGGTGCACTGCTTGTTGGTCCTCCGGGAACAGGTAAGACCCTCTTAGCTAAGGCTGTTGCAGGTGAGGCTGGTGTACCATTCTTCTCGATGAGTGGCTCAGACTTCGTTGAAATGTTCGTCGGAGTTGGTGCGAGCCGAGTGCGTGATGTATTCCATCAGGCTAAGGAGAAGTCACCTTGTATCATCTTTATTGACGAGATTGATGCCGTTGGACGTGCTCGCTCAAAGAACCCAGCTATGGGCGGAAACGACGAACGTGAGAATACGCTCAACGCCCTTCTGACCGAGATGGACGGCTTCGGAACGAACTCAGGCGTTATCGTTCTTGCAGCAACGAACCGTGTTGACATGCTCGATAAGGCACTCCTTCGTGCCGGACGATTCGACCGTCAGATACACGTTGATCTACCAGACTTGCCTGAGCGTAAGGAAATATTCCTCGTCCATATGCGCAATTTGAAGTTAGAGAAGAATCTTGATATCGATCTCCTTGCACGTCAGACGCCAGGTTTCTCAGGTGCTGATATTGCCAATGTATGTAACGAAGCTGCCCTGATTGCAGCCCGTCACGACAGCACAGAGGTAACAAAGCAAGACTTCTTAGACGCTGTAGACCGTATCATCGGCGGCTTAGAGAAGAAGACAAAGATTATGACAGCTGACGAGAAACGCACTATTGCCCTTCACGAAGCAGGTCACGCAACTATCAGTTGGTTCTGTGAGCATGCCAACCCATTGGTAAAGGTGAGCATCGTACCACGTGGTCAGGCACTCGGTGCAGCATGGTATCTGCCAGAAGAGCGCCCTATCACAACAAAGGAACAGATGCTTGACGAGATGTGTTCATTGCTTGGTGGACGTGCTGCAGAGGAACTCTTCACTGGTCATATCTCAACAGGTGCAATGAATGACCTCGAACGTGCGACCAAGAGTGCATATGGTATGATTGCTTATGCAGGTATGAGTGAGAAGTTACCAAACATCTGTTATTATAACAATGATGAATATAACTTCCAGAAGCCATACTCTGACACAACGGCTAAGACCATCGACGAAGAGGTACTGAAGATGATTAACGGCCAGTATGAGCGTGCAAAACAGATTCTGACAGAGCACAAAGAAGGTCATAACCGTTTGGCACAGATTCTCATTGAACGTGAGGTAATCATGGCAGAAGACGTTGAGAAAATCTTTGGAAAGCGTCCTTGGGTAAGTCGTACACAGGAATTGCTTGAGCAGGAAGAGAAGTCTCAGCCTAAGCTGGAGGATATGCCAGAGGAGGTTAAGCAGGCACAAGCAGAGCACGAAGCAAGAATCGCAAAAGAAGGTAACGACAACGCAAGTGATTTATAA
- a CDS encoding rhodanese-like domain-containing protein — protein sequence MKKLFTAILAVLGIGMGACAQNLYEDVDVNRFEQIIKSDSVQLVDVRKLDEFTEGHIPGAIHIDVLTPSFLSNALAKLDKKRPCAVYCRSGKRSAIAATLLAKEGYTVTNLLGGIIAWTEAKKKTVKE from the coding sequence ATGAAAAAGTTATTTACAGCCATTTTGGCAGTATTGGGAATAGGTATGGGAGCATGTGCGCAGAATCTTTATGAGGATGTAGACGTTAATCGTTTTGAACAGATTATTAAGTCTGACTCTGTTCAGTTGGTGGATGTTCGTAAACTTGATGAGTTTACAGAAGGGCATATTCCAGGTGCAATACATATTGATGTGTTGACTCCTTCTTTCCTTTCTAATGCTCTCGCTAAGCTTGATAAGAAACGTCCTTGTGCCGTTTATTGTCGTTCTGGTAAGCGTTCTGCTATAGCAGCGACTCTTCTTGCCAAAGAAGGATACACCGTTACCAACCTTTTAGGTGGTATCATTGCATGGACTGAGGCAAAGAAGAAGACAGTAAAGGAATAA
- a CDS encoding outer membrane beta-barrel protein: MEVLSDSNNAEYNFSKLFGVSLGVFYNMQGAKANAAVLMPGYEPTNNFEISPVNPTTTVIGKNAHIDFDRNAGSYIYLTDFRTDLNYISIPVLAQAHVWKGLTAKLGIQTDVLVSARSKANVEVKYKGVTYFEKSNTDIKDKLHSCVFSIPVGLSYTYKNIELDARYLWGISKVADTKDENDKDLKNSTFAITLGYRFGL, translated from the coding sequence ATGGAGGTTTTATCGGACAGCAATAATGCCGAATATAACTTCAGTAAGCTGTTCGGAGTATCATTAGGCGTGTTCTATAACATGCAGGGAGCCAAAGCAAATGCGGCAGTATTAATGCCAGGCTACGAGCCAACAAATAACTTTGAGATCTCTCCTGTTAACCCAACAACTACTGTCATTGGCAAGAATGCCCACATCGACTTTGACAGAAACGCTGGTAGCTATATCTATCTGACTGATTTCAGAACTGATCTGAACTACATCAGCATTCCAGTTCTTGCTCAAGCACATGTATGGAAAGGCCTTACAGCAAAGCTCGGTATACAGACTGATGTGCTGGTAAGCGCACGTTCCAAAGCAAACGTGGAGGTAAAGTATAAGGGTGTGACATATTTTGAGAAGTCCAATACCGACATTAAGGACAAACTGCATAGCTGTGTCTTCTCTATTCCTGTAGGTTTGTCCTACACATATAAGAACATTGAGCTTGACGCCCGATACCTTTGGGGTATCAGTAAGGTTGCTGATACGAAGGATGAGAATGACAAAGACCTGAAGAACAGCACCTTTGCCATCACCTTAGGCTATCGGTTCGGGCTCTAA
- a CDS encoding glycoside hydrolase family 2 TIM barrel-domain containing protein, whose product MDKLFLTALLMGMSVSGIHAQKATIEPTFTEWHDLQVNAVNRFATHTDFFVFAPNENLRGTKYDMKKSANYLSLDGDWKFNWVENADQRPTDFFRTDFDDSQWKTFPVPGIWEVNGYGDPVYVNIGFAWRGNFKNNPPEVPIKENHVGSYRRTIRIPDNWDGKQVIAHFGSVTSCVYLWVNGKFVGYSEDSKIGPEFDVTKFLKNGDNQIAFQVFRWSDGSYCEDQDFWRLSGVARDSYLYARDAKQHLKDIRVTPDLVNDYKDGTLSVNLQLAGNTKAFLILEDTDNNLAAKTVVTADKAGQAKAFMELRNPKKWTAETPYLYNLYVNVEDAKTGKTIETIPLKVGFRKVEIKNAQVLVNGQPVLFKGANRHEMDPDGGYVVTRERMIQDIKLMKRLNVNAVRTCHYPDDPIWYDLCDEYGLYVVAEANQESHGFGYSKDAVSGSPLFAKQIMERNQHNVGTKFNHPSVIFWSLGNETCYSKNFDDAYDWIKSQDQSRPVQYERAELNGYATDIFCPMYYSPKACEDYSKNTQYTRPLIQCEYNHTMGNSGGNLKEYWDLVRKYPKFQGGFDWDFVDQGLHRNPKFDASRRLEDYERAADAVDVKTEYTYGGDYNKTDPSDNNFNCNGMIGPDRQLNPHAYEVAYEYQNIWARPVDLKQGKIAVHNEYFFRDLSNYRMEWSLVNEGKVVENGAIEELNVAPQQTVEYTLPIAGKEFDGEVLLNIDFKLKTAEPLMAADQTVAEMQMEVQSWQPMPKMEPVVYKKMKVTDNVKEGVVSFAGDNFSLVFDRKTGFLNTYQVDGRNFLGDGGTLKPNFWRAVTDNDMGTNFQNRLSVWKNPTMTLKSLEVEKKMNSLTAVYDLPEVGGQLCLVYHVAMDGALHVSMDMEMKEGNKAPQLPRFGMLMQLPYEMDKSVFYGRGPIENYVDRKLSQRIGRYEQTADKQFFPYIRPQETGTKSDIRWWQQTDNSGRGFRVLFDEAAFSASALHYNISDLDEGSEKHQRHSYQVPLSKYTNLTLDAAMMGVGGIDSWGSEPLKKYQLPAENRAMHFWIVPVF is encoded by the coding sequence ATGGATAAGCTTTTTCTAACGGCTTTATTGATGGGCATGTCTGTGTCTGGTATTCATGCACAGAAAGCCACTATTGAGCCAACTTTCACCGAATGGCATGACCTTCAGGTGAATGCTGTCAATCGTTTTGCAACGCATACAGACTTCTTTGTCTTTGCTCCAAATGAGAATCTGCGTGGAACAAAGTATGATATGAAGAAGTCGGCTAACTATCTTTCCCTTGATGGAGACTGGAAGTTCAATTGGGTTGAGAATGCAGATCAACGTCCAACAGATTTCTTCCGTACCGACTTCGATGACTCGCAGTGGAAGACATTCCCTGTTCCTGGTATCTGGGAGGTGAATGGTTATGGCGACCCAGTCTATGTGAACATTGGTTTTGCATGGCGTGGTAACTTTAAGAATAACCCTCCTGAGGTTCCTATCAAGGAAAATCACGTAGGCTCTTACCGTCGTACTATCCGCATACCAGACAACTGGGACGGCAAACAAGTTATCGCTCATTTCGGTTCTGTGACATCTTGTGTATATCTGTGGGTGAACGGTAAGTTCGTTGGCTATAGTGAAGACTCTAAGATTGGACCAGAGTTTGATGTAACGAAGTTCCTCAAGAATGGGGATAACCAGATTGCCTTCCAAGTGTTCCGTTGGTCAGATGGCAGCTATTGTGAGGACCAAGACTTCTGGCGTCTCAGTGGTGTTGCTCGCGATAGTTATCTCTATGCGCGTGATGCAAAGCAGCATTTGAAAGATATTCGTGTAACGCCTGACCTCGTAAATGATTATAAGGACGGTACACTCAGCGTCAATCTCCAGTTAGCGGGCAACACAAAGGCATTCCTAATCTTGGAGGATACTGATAATAATCTTGCTGCAAAGACAGTCGTTACGGCAGATAAAGCAGGGCAAGCTAAGGCTTTTATGGAGCTGAGAAACCCTAAGAAGTGGACAGCAGAGACTCCTTATCTTTATAATCTCTATGTGAATGTTGAAGATGCCAAGACCGGTAAGACTATTGAAACAATCCCTCTCAAAGTTGGTTTCCGCAAGGTTGAAATCAAGAATGCGCAGGTGTTGGTCAATGGTCAGCCTGTTCTCTTCAAGGGAGCTAACCGTCATGAGATGGATCCAGATGGTGGTTACGTTGTGACACGTGAGCGTATGATTCAGGATATCAAACTGATGAAGCGTTTGAATGTCAATGCAGTGCGTACTTGTCACTATCCTGACGATCCTATTTGGTATGACCTATGCGACGAGTATGGACTCTATGTGGTTGCTGAGGCTAATCAAGAAAGCCACGGTTTTGGGTATAGTAAGGATGCAGTGTCGGGTAGTCCGCTCTTTGCTAAGCAGATTATGGAGCGTAATCAGCATAATGTCGGAACGAAGTTCAATCATCCAAGTGTCATTTTCTGGAGTCTTGGTAACGAGACTTGCTATAGCAAGAACTTCGATGATGCATACGATTGGATTAAGTCGCAAGACCAAAGCCGTCCTGTACAGTATGAGCGTGCAGAGTTGAATGGTTATGCTACGGATATTTTCTGCCCAATGTACTATTCTCCAAAAGCATGTGAGGATTACTCAAAGAACACTCAATACACTCGTCCACTTATCCAGTGCGAGTATAACCATACGATGGGTAACTCTGGTGGTAACTTGAAGGAGTACTGGGACCTTGTTCGTAAGTATCCTAAGTTCCAAGGTGGATTTGATTGGGACTTTGTAGATCAAGGCTTACACCGCAATCCTAAGTTTGATGCTTCTCGTAGGTTGGAAGACTATGAGCGTGCGGCTGATGCGGTTGATGTGAAGACGGAATACACATACGGTGGTGACTATAATAAGACTGACCCATCAGACAACAACTTCAACTGTAATGGTATGATTGGTCCTGACCGTCAGTTGAATCCACATGCTTATGAGGTTGCCTACGAATATCAGAATATCTGGGCTCGACCAGTTGATCTCAAGCAGGGCAAGATAGCTGTTCACAACGAATACTTCTTCCGTGATCTAAGCAATTATCGTATGGAATGGAGCCTTGTTAATGAGGGTAAGGTTGTTGAGAATGGTGCGATTGAAGAATTGAATGTTGCACCACAGCAGACAGTTGAATACACCTTGCCAATAGCAGGTAAGGAGTTTGATGGTGAAGTACTCTTGAATATCGACTTTAAGTTGAAAACCGCTGAACCATTGATGGCTGCTGATCAGACTGTTGCTGAAATGCAGATGGAGGTACAGTCTTGGCAGCCAATGCCTAAGATGGAGCCTGTTGTGTACAAGAAGATGAAGGTAACTGACAACGTGAAGGAAGGTGTTGTAAGTTTTGCAGGCGATAACTTCTCTCTTGTTTTCGATCGTAAGACTGGTTTCCTCAATACTTATCAGGTCGATGGTCGTAACTTCCTTGGTGATGGTGGTACTTTGAAGCCTAACTTCTGGCGTGCTGTTACAGATAACGACATGGGTACTAATTTCCAAAACCGTCTGTCTGTATGGAAGAACCCTACTATGACACTGAAGTCTTTAGAGGTTGAGAAGAAGATGAATAGCCTCACTGCGGTATACGATTTACCAGAGGTTGGCGGACAATTGTGTCTCGTTTATCATGTTGCAATGGATGGTGCGCTCCATGTTAGTATGGATATGGAAATGAAGGAGGGCAATAAGGCTCCTCAGCTTCCTCGCTTCGGTATGCTGATGCAGTTGCCTTATGAGATGGATAAGTCAGTGTTCTACGGTCGTGGACCTATCGAGAACTACGTTGACCGTAAACTTTCTCAGCGTATAGGACGCTATGAGCAGACGGCTGATAAGCAGTTCTTCCCTTACATCCGTCCACAGGAGACAGGTACGAAGAGCGATATTCGTTGGTGGCAGCAGACTGACAACAGTGGTCGTGGATTCCGAGTATTGTTTGATGAGGCTGCTTTCTCTGCCAGTGCATTGCACTATAACATCTCTGATCTCGATGAGGGTAGTGAGAAGCATCAACGTCACAGCTATCAGGTGCCATTGTCTAAGTACACTAATCTTACCTTAGATGCTGCAATGATGGGTGTTGGTGGTATTGATAGTTGGGGTTCAGAACCTCTGAAGAAGTATCAGTTGCCAGCTGAAAACCGTGCTATGCACTTCTGGATTGTGCCAGTATTCTAA